In Myxococcales bacterium, the following are encoded in one genomic region:
- a CDS encoding rhodanese-like domain-containing protein: protein MRGGYRDVSPAATIAARGAVHLVDVREPHEFTGELGHIAGSELVPLATVMDAARAWDRARDLILICRSGNRSGRAAEALVAAGFARVMNMTGGMLAYNAAGLPVERT from the coding sequence ATGCGCGGCGGCTACCGCGACGTCAGCCCGGCGGCCACGATCGCCGCGCGCGGCGCGGTCCACCTCGTCGACGTCCGCGAGCCCCACGAGTTCACCGGCGAGCTCGGCCACATCGCCGGCTCCGAGCTGGTGCCGCTCGCGACCGTCATGGACGCGGCCCGCGCCTGGGACCGCGCCCGCGACCTGATCCTGATCTGTCGCTCGGGCAACCGCTCCGGGCGCGCCGCCGAGGCCCTGGTCGCCGCCGGGTTCGCGCGGGTCATGAACATGACGGGCGGCATGCTCGCCTACAACGCCGCCGGCCTGCCGGTCGAGCGCACCTGA
- a CDS encoding MBL fold metallo-hydrolase gives MSTLIHVEPFYDPATFTLTFVVSDPTTKDAVIIDPVLDYDPASGSTSTTSVDKVSAYVRAHALRVHYVIETHAHADHLSASQLLRRRFDARVVIGERIREVQDTFKGIFDLPASFATDGSQFDRLLVDGEVVAAGALAIEVIATPGHTPACVTLKIGDALFTGDALFTEDYGTGRCDFPRGSAAELYESIQKLYRLPDATRVFVGHDYQPGGREVRWETTIGASKAKNPQLDGTTSKDTFVRAREARDATLAAPRLLLPSVQVNVDAGRLPAPHANGHRYLMVPLNVLRPADELGQPLPRS, from the coding sequence ATGTCCACGCTGATCCACGTCGAACCGTTCTACGACCCGGCCACGTTCACGCTGACGTTCGTGGTGTCCGACCCGACCACCAAGGACGCGGTGATCATCGATCCCGTGCTCGACTACGACCCCGCGTCGGGCTCGACCAGCACGACCTCGGTCGACAAGGTCAGCGCCTACGTGCGCGCCCACGCCCTGCGCGTCCACTACGTGATCGAGACCCACGCCCACGCCGACCACCTGTCGGCGTCGCAGCTGCTGCGCCGGCGCTTCGACGCCCGGGTCGTGATCGGCGAGCGCATCCGCGAGGTCCAGGACACGTTCAAGGGCATCTTCGACCTGCCGGCCAGCTTCGCGACCGACGGGAGCCAGTTCGACCGCCTGCTCGTCGACGGCGAGGTCGTGGCCGCGGGCGCGCTCGCGATCGAGGTCATCGCCACGCCCGGCCACACCCCGGCCTGCGTCACGCTCAAGATCGGCGACGCGCTGTTCACGGGCGACGCGCTGTTCACCGAGGACTACGGCACCGGCCGGTGCGACTTCCCGCGCGGCAGCGCCGCCGAGCTCTACGAGTCGATCCAGAAGCTCTACCGCCTGCCCGACGCGACGCGCGTGTTCGTCGGTCACGACTACCAGCCGGGCGGGCGCGAGGTCCGCTGGGAGACCACGATCGGCGCGTCGAAGGCGAAGAACCCGCAGCTCGACGGCACGACGTCGAAGGACACGTTCGTGCGCGCGCGCGAGGCCCGCGACGCCACGCTGGCCGCGCCGCGCCTGCTGCTGCCGAGCGTGCAGGTCAACGTCGACGCCGGCCGCCTGCCGGCGCCGCACGCCAACGGCCACCGCTACCTGATGGTGCCGCTCAACGTGCTGCGCCCGGCCGACGAGCTGGGCCAGCCGCTGCCGAGGAGCTGA
- a CDS encoding universal stress protein: MATTIAHTTDLSGDDRAAFVHASGLAAASAARLITVHGNAPATASDRLPDAAPLATAWGRPIAHERLCHECCDDVTDTVLDALRRIAPGLVVTGTHARHGLAALVHGSVGMALARNLDVPTLVVPNRGRRFVDEATGAIDLRRVLIPAGDALQLAQGLAAAAALAELAGATAIERIVLHVGATPLEVPREPNLRVRAATGGLDAAILAAVAAEDPCVIVMTTAGHDGVLDALFGTHTEHIMRDAGCPVLAVPTGWNGRLAPT; encoded by the coding sequence GTGGCCACGACCATCGCGCACACGACCGACCTGTCCGGCGACGATCGCGCCGCCTTCGTCCACGCCAGCGGCCTCGCGGCCGCGAGCGCCGCGCGGCTGATCACCGTCCACGGCAACGCGCCGGCGACGGCGAGCGATCGCCTGCCCGACGCCGCGCCCCTGGCCACCGCCTGGGGCCGCCCGATCGCCCACGAGCGCCTGTGCCACGAGTGCTGCGACGACGTCACCGACACGGTCCTGGACGCGCTCCGGCGGATCGCGCCGGGCCTGGTCGTCACGGGCACCCACGCCCGCCACGGCCTGGCCGCGCTGGTCCACGGCTCGGTCGGCATGGCCCTGGCGCGCAACCTCGACGTGCCGACCCTGGTGGTCCCCAACCGCGGGCGCCGGTTCGTCGACGAGGCCACCGGCGCGATCGATCTGCGGCGGGTGCTGATCCCGGCCGGCGACGCGCTCCAGCTGGCCCAGGGCCTGGCGGCCGCGGCGGCGCTGGCCGAGCTGGCCGGCGCGACGGCGATCGAGCGGATCGTGCTCCACGTCGGCGCGACGCCGCTGGAGGTGCCGCGCGAGCCCAACCTGCGGGTCCGCGCCGCGACCGGCGGGCTCGACGCCGCGATCCTGGCGGCGGTCGCGGCCGAGGATCCGTGCGTGATCGTGATGACCACCGCCGGCCACGACGGCGTCCTCGACGCGCTGTTCGGCACCCACACCGAGCACATCATGCGCGACGCTGGCTGCCCGGTCCTCGCGGTGCCGACCGGCTGGAACGGCCGGCTCGCGCCGACCTGA
- a CDS encoding tetratricopeptide repeat protein encodes MDDDDDELRALRQQVADAPDAPGAHAALATALQARGALDDAIGAHRAAVDAAHQQAAIASYNLGAALVAAGRLDDAAAAFATATTLAPRWLPPLDNLTAMRALLGQWPEAEAAARAALALAPDHALAHHHLGLVCGQTARLDEAAAHHRAALAADPTLADAALALGATLTAQGDHAAARAAYRQARALAPTRADAALALALAELAHGTVADAVTTAAAARALAPTDPRGHAVHGSALTRAGDHAAAAAAYAAARDLTPDDPDAHYNCALAAEAADQPDLAIAHYRAALARAPRHLPSLLNLSRVLVDLRRLDELEPLYQEIEALVPANTMTPHLRAALRGELTAAAPRAYVVDLFDALAPRFDDLMVGTLRYAGHRRLAALIADRAAGRRFARALDLGCGSGLVAPLVRDHVAWLAGVDLAPRMIEVARARGLYDELTVADVVDHLATVPAATLALVTAADVLIYLGDLAPLFAAVARALTDAGWFAFTVERSDADDVVLQATGRYAHGRAYVARLAAAHGLTVLALEAFEVRHEADLPVPGWLVLLARAP; translated from the coding sequence ATGGACGACGACGACGACGAGCTGCGCGCGCTGCGCCAGCAGGTGGCCGACGCGCCCGACGCGCCCGGCGCCCACGCCGCGCTCGCGACGGCGCTGCAGGCCCGCGGCGCGCTCGACGACGCGATCGGCGCGCACCGGGCGGCGGTCGACGCCGCGCACCAGCAGGCCGCGATCGCCAGCTACAACCTCGGCGCCGCGCTGGTCGCCGCCGGGCGCCTCGACGACGCCGCCGCCGCGTTCGCGACCGCGACGACGCTCGCGCCGCGCTGGCTGCCGCCGCTCGACAACCTGACGGCGATGCGCGCGCTGCTGGGGCAGTGGCCCGAGGCCGAGGCCGCCGCCCGCGCCGCCCTGGCGCTCGCGCCCGATCACGCCCTGGCCCACCACCACCTCGGGCTGGTGTGCGGCCAGACCGCCCGGCTCGACGAGGCGGCGGCCCACCACCGCGCGGCGCTCGCCGCCGATCCGACGCTGGCCGACGCCGCGCTCGCGCTCGGCGCGACGCTGACCGCGCAGGGCGACCACGCCGCGGCCCGGGCGGCCTACCGCCAGGCCCGCGCGCTCGCGCCGACCCGCGCCGACGCCGCGCTGGCGCTGGCGCTGGCCGAGCTGGCCCACGGCACGGTCGCCGACGCGGTCACCACCGCCGCCGCCGCCCGCGCGCTCGCGCCGACCGATCCGCGCGGCCACGCCGTCCACGGCAGCGCGCTGACCCGGGCCGGCGACCACGCCGCGGCCGCGGCGGCCTACGCCGCAGCTCGCGACCTGACGCCCGACGATCCCGACGCGCACTACAACTGCGCGCTCGCGGCCGAGGCCGCCGACCAGCCCGACCTGGCGATCGCGCACTATCGGGCGGCGCTGGCGCGGGCGCCGCGGCACCTGCCGTCGCTGCTCAACCTGTCCCGGGTCCTGGTCGACCTGCGCCGGCTCGACGAGCTCGAGCCGCTGTACCAGGAGATCGAGGCGCTGGTGCCGGCCAACACGATGACGCCGCACCTGCGGGCCGCGCTGCGCGGCGAGCTGACCGCGGCCGCGCCGCGCGCCTACGTCGTCGATCTGTTCGACGCGCTGGCGCCGCGGTTCGACGACCTGATGGTGGGGACGCTCCGCTACGCCGGCCACCGCCGCCTGGCGGCGCTGATCGCCGACCGCGCGGCCGGCCGCCGGTTCGCGCGCGCGCTCGACCTCGGCTGCGGCTCGGGCCTGGTGGCGCCGCTGGTCCGCGATCACGTCGCGTGGCTGGCGGGCGTCGATCTGGCGCCGCGGATGATCGAGGTCGCGCGCGCCCGCGGGCTGTACGACGAGCTGACCGTCGCCGACGTCGTCGATCACCTGGCCACCGTGCCGGCCGCGACGCTGGCGTTGGTGACCGCCGCCGACGTGCTGATCTACCTGGGCGACCTGGCCCCGCTGTTCGCCGCGGTCGCGCGGGCGCTGACCGACGCCGGCTGGTTCGCGTTCACCGTCGAGCGCAGCGACGCCGACGACGTCGTGCTCCAGGCCACCGGCCGCTACGCCCACGGCCGCGCGTACGTCGCGCGCCTGGCCGCGGCCCACGGCCTGACGGTGCTCGCGCTCGAGGCGTTCGAGGTCCGCCACGAGGCCGACCTGCCGGTGCCGGGCTGGCTCGTGCTGCTGGCGCGCGCGCCGTGA
- a CDS encoding gamma-glutamyl phosphate reductase: MKVVCRVPDRGEVELAELLRGLVAAPPGQPYADDVVELCQQFGARLMADPVARVHPELMTLGFFMRKAELARGKREHEAAARQDLVQVPAGLVFHVPPANVDTIFMYSWLLSVLAGNTNVVRLSSRSAPVVDHLCALLDELLAAPRHADARARVAMIQYGHDDAITAAISAHAAIRVIWGGDATVATIRRAPLPPYGRDLTFADRWSLMALDAATVAALAPAELVALAEQLFNDIFWFDQAACSSPRLCLWIGTGALVATVRDRLWSAVADVATARGLRPEVALRMARELFVHQAVLDGPVVGRTDYGAALTVARVDRLDGLSRAHPGGGLLFEAIAPSLASLDRWVTRRDQTLTHFGFARHELIELAQRLAGRGIDRLVPVGQALHLARFWDGYDLLAQLVRNVHVVG, encoded by the coding sequence GTGAAGGTGGTGTGCCGGGTGCCGGACCGCGGCGAGGTCGAGCTGGCCGAGCTGCTGCGCGGGCTGGTCGCGGCGCCGCCGGGGCAGCCCTACGCCGACGACGTCGTCGAGCTGTGCCAGCAGTTCGGCGCCCGGCTGATGGCCGACCCGGTCGCGCGGGTCCACCCCGAGCTGATGACGCTCGGGTTCTTCATGCGCAAGGCCGAGCTGGCCCGGGGCAAGCGCGAGCACGAGGCCGCGGCGCGCCAGGACCTGGTGCAGGTGCCGGCCGGGCTGGTGTTCCACGTGCCGCCGGCCAACGTCGACACGATCTTCATGTACTCGTGGCTGCTGTCGGTGCTGGCCGGCAACACCAACGTCGTGCGGCTGTCGAGCCGGTCGGCGCCGGTGGTCGATCACCTGTGCGCGCTGCTCGACGAGCTGCTGGCGGCGCCGCGCCACGCCGACGCCCGCGCGCGGGTCGCGATGATCCAGTACGGCCACGACGACGCGATCACCGCGGCGATCTCGGCCCACGCGGCGATCCGGGTGATCTGGGGCGGCGACGCCACCGTCGCCACGATCCGGCGCGCGCCGCTGCCGCCGTACGGGCGCGACCTGACCTTCGCCGACCGCTGGTCGCTGATGGCGCTCGACGCGGCCACGGTCGCGGCGCTGGCGCCGGCCGAGCTGGTCGCGCTGGCCGAACAGCTCTTCAACGACATCTTCTGGTTCGATCAGGCGGCGTGCTCGTCGCCGCGGCTGTGCCTGTGGATCGGCACCGGCGCGCTGGTCGCGACGGTGCGCGACCGGCTGTGGTCGGCGGTGGCCGACGTCGCGACCGCGCGCGGGCTGCGGCCCGAGGTGGCGCTGCGCATGGCCCGGGAGCTGTTCGTGCACCAGGCGGTGCTCGACGGGCCGGTGGTCGGGCGCACCGACTACGGCGCGGCGCTGACGGTGGCGCGGGTCGATCGGCTCGACGGCCTGTCGCGCGCGCACCCGGGCGGCGGGCTGCTGTTCGAGGCGATCGCGCCGTCGCTGGCCAGCCTCGATCGCTGGGTCACACGCCGCGATCAGACGCTGACCCACTTCGGGTTCGCGCGCCACGAGCTGATCGAGCTGGCGCAGCGCCTGGCCGGCCGCGGGATCGATCGCCTGGTGCCGGTCGGGCAGGCCCTGCACCTGGCGCGGTTCTGGGACGGCTACGATCTGCTGGCGCAGCTGGTCCGCAACGTCCACGTCGTCGGCTGA
- a CDS encoding acyl-protein synthetase yields the protein MLDAPPFGLAQADKAARLVPVLDALTRHHRASCPAYRRLTDVLGRGDRPATTLAEVPWLPVGLWKSHRLVSVPDDQITTTLTSSGTTGQVPSRVYLDHDTARRQARALARVLTHVLGPRRVPMIIVDHGGVLRDRAAFSARGAGVLGMMTFGAQPRFVLDADHALDRAGLADFLARHGDAPFLIFGFTYMIWAYFYEQVRDLGLDLRNATLIHSGGWKVLAERAVDNATFRSALTAATGLTRIYNFYGMVEQIGSVFLEGDDGLLYPPTFADVLIRDPLTLAPAPIGTPGVIQTVSALPTSYPGHSVLTEDLGVIERVDDGDRRGHALRMLGRVPRAELRGCSDTHAAAVTP from the coding sequence CTGCTCGACGCGCCGCCGTTCGGCCTGGCCCAGGCCGACAAGGCCGCGCGGCTGGTGCCGGTGCTCGACGCCCTGACCCGGCACCACCGCGCGTCGTGCCCGGCCTACCGCCGGCTCACCGACGTGCTCGGCCGCGGCGATCGCCCCGCGACCACGCTGGCCGAGGTGCCGTGGCTGCCGGTCGGGCTGTGGAAGAGCCACCGGCTGGTGTCGGTGCCCGACGACCAGATCACGACGACCCTGACCTCGAGCGGCACCACCGGCCAGGTGCCCAGCCGCGTCTACCTCGATCACGACACCGCGCGCCGCCAGGCCCGCGCGCTGGCCCGGGTCCTGACCCACGTCCTCGGGCCGCGCCGCGTGCCGATGATCATCGTCGACCACGGCGGCGTGCTGCGCGATCGCGCCGCGTTCTCGGCCCGCGGCGCCGGCGTGCTCGGCATGATGACGTTCGGCGCGCAGCCGCGGTTCGTGCTCGACGCCGACCACGCGCTCGATCGCGCCGGGCTCGCCGACTTCCTCGCGCGCCACGGCGACGCGCCGTTCCTGATCTTCGGCTTCACGTACATGATCTGGGCGTACTTCTACGAGCAGGTGCGCGACCTCGGGCTCGATCTGCGCAACGCGACGCTGATCCACTCGGGCGGCTGGAAGGTGCTGGCCGAGCGCGCGGTCGACAACGCCACCTTCCGGTCGGCCCTGACGGCGGCGACCGGGCTGACGCGGATCTACAACTTCTACGGCATGGTCGAGCAGATCGGCTCGGTGTTCCTCGAGGGCGACGACGGCCTGCTCTACCCGCCGACCTTCGCCGACGTGCTCATCCGCGATCCGCTGACGCTGGCGCCGGCGCCGATCGGCACGCCCGGCGTGATCCAGACCGTGAGCGCGCTGCCGACCAGCTACCCCGGCCACTCGGTCTTGACCGAGGACCTCGGCGTGATCGAGCGCGTCGACGACGGCGATCGGCGCGGCCACGCGCTGCGCATGCTGGGGCGGGTGCCGCGGGCCGAGCTGCGCGGCTGCAGCGACACCCACGCCGCGGCGGTGACGCCGTGA
- a CDS encoding AMP-binding protein, whose translation MARLAVGAPAAIALIDATTDRRISYAELDALVAVAAARLRADGGGLVALFAGNDVASIVELLGAWAAGLPVLLLDRALDAELADAVLDRYRPEVVRGRAWVGRRGGVAPDPALALLLSTSGSTGSRKLVRLSAAAVEANARAIAAALALGPGAVAPTTLPIHYSFGLSVVTSHLAAGATVLVTGDGLVTDGFWAACRRHGATSLAGVPYSFELLRRLELATIAPPSLRWLTQAGGALAPAQVRRFHEIAGARGGGLYVMYGQTEACARIAILPPGELPARAGSVGRALDGGEVWIEVDGRPAAPGEVGEVWCRGPSVMLGYAEDRADLARGDDLGGALATGDLGYLDADGWLWITGRARRYAKVFGLRVSLDEIEAIATAAAPAGTVLAAVADGDRIKIVVEGPADLAAVRAAVSARTGIHPSGFALIAVAALPRLPSGKPDYRTLEGP comes from the coding sequence ATGGCGCGCCTGGCCGTCGGCGCGCCCGCCGCGATCGCGCTGATCGACGCGACCACCGATCGCCGGATCAGCTACGCCGAGCTCGACGCCCTGGTGGCCGTGGCCGCGGCGCGGCTGCGCGCCGACGGCGGCGGCCTGGTGGCGCTGTTCGCCGGCAACGACGTCGCGTCGATCGTCGAGCTGCTCGGGGCGTGGGCGGCCGGCCTGCCGGTGCTGTTGCTCGATCGCGCCCTCGACGCCGAGCTGGCCGACGCCGTGCTCGACCGCTACCGGCCCGAGGTGGTGCGCGGGCGGGCGTGGGTCGGCCGGCGCGGCGGCGTCGCGCCGGATCCGGCGCTGGCGCTGCTGCTGTCGACCTCGGGCTCGACCGGCAGCCGCAAGCTGGTGCGGCTGTCGGCGGCGGCGGTCGAGGCCAACGCGCGCGCGATCGCGGCGGCGCTCGCGCTCGGGCCGGGCGCGGTGGCGCCGACGACGCTGCCGATCCACTACTCGTTCGGGCTGTCGGTGGTCACCAGCCACCTCGCGGCCGGCGCGACCGTGCTGGTCACCGGCGACGGGCTCGTCACCGACGGCTTCTGGGCGGCGTGTCGGCGCCACGGCGCGACCTCGCTGGCGGGCGTGCCGTACTCGTTCGAGCTGCTGCGCCGGCTCGAGCTCGCGACGATCGCGCCGCCGAGCCTGCGGTGGTTGACCCAGGCCGGCGGCGCGCTGGCGCCGGCGCAGGTGCGGCGGTTCCACGAGATCGCGGGCGCGCGCGGCGGCGGCCTGTACGTGATGTACGGGCAGACCGAGGCGTGCGCGCGGATCGCGATCTTGCCGCCGGGCGAGCTGCCGGCGCGGGCCGGCTCGGTCGGGCGCGCGCTCGACGGCGGCGAGGTTTGGATCGAGGTCGACGGTCGGCCGGCCGCGCCGGGCGAGGTCGGCGAGGTCTGGTGCCGCGGCCCGAGCGTGATGCTGGGCTACGCCGAGGACCGGGCCGATCTGGCCCGCGGCGACGACCTCGGCGGCGCGCTCGCGACCGGCGACCTCGGCTACCTCGACGCCGACGGCTGGCTGTGGATCACCGGCCGCGCCCGGCGCTACGCCAAGGTGTTCGGCCTGCGGGTCAGCCTCGACGAGATCGAGGCGATCGCGACCGCGGCGGCGCCGGCGGGCACGGTCCTCGCCGCGGTGGCGGACGGCGACCGGATCAAGATCGTGGTCGAGGGCCCGGCCGACCTGGCGGCGGTCCGGGCGGCGGTCAGCGCGCGCACCGGCATCCACCCCAGCGGGTTCGCGCTGATCGCGGTCGCGGCGCTGCCGCGGTTGCCCAGCGGCAAGCCGGACTACCGTACCCTCGAGGGACCGTGA
- a CDS encoding 3-oxoacyl-ACP reductase FabG — protein sequence MAWRSDPPLLAGRTAFVTGSSRGIGREVARTLAAHGADVAVHGRQDPTALAEQAAALAAEFGVRTLALAGDVADPAVVKGWFATLFAQWKRLDVLVNNAGVLEGALLGMASAELIDRVIDVNTKGAIHVLQAGARLMARHRHGAIINVSSILGTHGGAGQAVYAASKAALLGLTWSAAKELAPQGIRVNAIAPGYIDTELVRALPPAVQAERTAAIGLGRVGTPADVAGVVLFLASELGAYVTGQVIGVDGGLAA from the coding sequence ATGGCGTGGCGCTCTGACCCACCGCTGCTGGCCGGGCGCACCGCGTTCGTGACCGGCTCGTCGCGCGGCATCGGCCGCGAGGTCGCGCGCACGCTGGCCGCCCACGGCGCCGACGTCGCCGTCCACGGTCGTCAAGATCCGACCGCGCTGGCCGAGCAGGCGGCGGCGCTGGCGGCCGAGTTCGGCGTACGCACGCTGGCGCTGGCCGGCGACGTCGCCGATCCGGCGGTGGTCAAGGGCTGGTTCGCGACGCTGTTCGCGCAGTGGAAGCGGCTCGACGTGCTGGTCAACAACGCCGGCGTGCTCGAGGGCGCGCTGCTGGGGATGGCCAGCGCCGAGCTGATCGATCGGGTGATCGACGTCAACACCAAGGGCGCGATCCACGTGCTCCAGGCCGGCGCCCGGCTGATGGCGCGGCACCGCCACGGCGCGATCATCAACGTCAGCTCGATCCTCGGCACCCACGGCGGCGCCGGCCAGGCGGTCTACGCCGCGAGCAAGGCCGCGCTCCTGGGCCTGACCTGGTCGGCGGCCAAGGAGCTGGCGCCCCAGGGCATCCGCGTCAACGCGATCGCGCCCGGCTACATCGACACCGAGCTGGTGCGGGCGCTGCCGCCGGCGGTGCAGGCCGAGCGGACCGCGGCCATCGGCCTGGGCCGGGTCGGGACGCCGGCCGACGTCGCCGGCGTCGTGCTGTTCCTGGCCTCGGAGCTGGGGGCGTACGTGACCGGGCAGGTGATCGGCGTCGACGGCGGGCTCGCGGCCTGA
- a CDS encoding acyl carrier protein: MSDNRDKLRATFREALGLPAEAPVDELAYRAVKEWDSVAHMQLVASIESAFELMLDTDDVIGMSSFAAACAIVGKHGVAL; encoded by the coding sequence ATGAGCGACAACCGCGACAAGTTGCGGGCCACCTTCCGCGAGGCGCTAGGCTTGCCCGCCGAGGCGCCGGTGGACGAGCTGGCCTACCGCGCGGTCAAGGAGTGGGACTCGGTCGCGCACATGCAGCTGGTCGCGAGCATCGAGAGCGCGTTCGAGCTGATGCTCGATACCGACGACGTGATCGGGATGTCGAGCTTCGCCGCGGCCTGTGCGATCGTCGGGAAACATGGCGTGGCGCTCTGA